The sequence TACACACGATCTTCACGACCGGAATCCATCATCGGATCTGCGGCCGTCTTGGTCGAGTCCGTCGCCGTCATGAACGCTCTGCGGATTTCGGGTTTGAACTGATGTGAAAACAATTACGCGAAATAGGTTTCGTCTATTTTGCGTGTTTGGTTCAAGGGTCGTGCCCATGTTTTCCGCAAATTGTTCTGAAAAGACGGTACCTCCGATAGGGTAGGAATACTGTCAAATCGATCGCCGGACGGTGCCGCGTGGGGGCCGCCTGCCATCAAGTGTCGACCTGATCGGGACAAGGCAACGATTGCCCCATGGGAATTGGCGATCGCGAAGCGACGAATCAGTACAGCAGTTCGACCCAGCGATCGTCGGATTCCAATTGCGATTTCCGATCCTGCCAAGCCTCCGCAGATCCGTACACTTCGCCCATGACAGTGTCCAGATCATTTCGAATCGGTGTCAGCCCGGCCAGGTACACGTAGGTATCGTCCTGTTCCATCAGCCGCCGAATTTCTTCCCCGAGAGGCAGGATTGCGGACCCCCAGTCGATCGAGTCGCTCAGTGCGGGCCGCGAGCTCAGGACGTTGATGGCTTCGAAGGTTTCACTGTCGTAGTACAACGCAAAATCGTCCTTCTTGTCGTTGCGGTAAAGCAGATCCAAGCCCGTGCGTCCCCCATGGAACAAGATGACACGGCCCACGTATTCCGGTCGACTGGCGTGCAAGTATTTCACGAACGCGCGGAACGGGGCGATTCCGGTTCCCATCCCGATCAGCACTAGTGTGGCGTTGTTTTCACGCGGCGCATCAAACGCGTGACCGTAGGGCCCGGTGATCGTGAATGTTTGGTTGGGCGTCAAATCGCACAAGAAGTTCGATGCCACACCCTTGTATCGTTCGCCACTGAAATCATCAATGTAGTCACATCGCCGAACACACATGGTGAATTCGGTGGTCCCGTCACCGTTGATGCGGGGCACATCGGCGATACTGTACAGCCGCAGGTGGTGTTCCTGGCCCAGTGCCGGATTGCCGGGTGCCAGGACGCCAAAGTTCTGGCCGACTTCCACGTCGAAATCCGGATCATCGACCTCGACACCGATCTCGCGGACTTCTTGACCGGACTCCGGTGCAGTGATGCGTTCGTTTCGGACCACGCGGGCCGCATACCTTGTACTGATGTCGAAATCTTTCAACTGCATCGCTGCATTCCCTTTGTTGATGAACGTACAGAATTGGATGAGGTGGGGTGATTTTTGCAGCGACCGCCGCCGCAACCTTTGCAACCGGTTCGACCCTGCAGCGCATCGTGCTGGGCCGGTTTGTTCTCGCAAAGGCACCACAGTTTTTGAATGGACAACCACAGCCCCAAAATGGCTGCCATGCACAGCAGGGCTTTCAACAACGACAGCATCATCGTGAACGCTCCGCTGTGGAAGTCATTGGTGTCGGTCGCCAGATGTCTTTGGTTTTCATCAGTTGAACAATCCGGCAAAGCCCATGAAGCAAATGGAAAGCAGGCCCGCCAACATCAGCGTGACTGCGGTTCCGCGGACGATATCCGGAGGATTGGACAGTTCCATCTTTTGCCGCAATCCCGCCATCAGAATCAAAGCCAAGGTGAAGCCAACGCCCGCACCGAATGCGAACACGATGGACTGTAGCAAGCCATAGTTTCGATTCGTTTGAAACAATGCCACGGCAAGGATCGCACAGTTGGTTGTGATCAACGGCAAGAAAATGCCCAACGCGTTGAACAACGCGGGACTGGTCTTTTTGATGAACATTTCCACCAACTGAACCGTCGACGCAATCACGGCGATGAACGAGATCAGTTGCAGAAATTCCACCCCGATGGCGGCCAAGATGGCGTGGATGCAATAGGCGGCCACCGAACTGACGCACATCACGAACGTCACCGCGACGCCCATGCGTGACGCCGTGGTCAGCTTTCCGGAAACGCCCAGAAACGGACAGATCCCAAGGAAATAGGCCAGCACAAAATTGTTCACCAGACAGGCATTGATGAAAATCGTTCCCAGAGGTTCTTCGTTCATGATGCCACGTCCTTTGCTTTGTCAGCCGATCGCTGATTGAACCACTGGATCAGAAGCAGCCATCCGGCGAGCGTGAAGAACCCACCGGGCGGCAACATCATGACCACCCATTCTTGATACGAACCACCCAGCAATCGGACGCCGAACAGCGATCCGGCACCCAGAATTTCGCGGACACCGCCCAAACAAAGCAGCGCCAAGGTGAATCCAATTCCCATGCCCAACGCATCCAGAACTGATCGAAAGGTCCCATTCTTAGATGCGAACGCTTCGGCGCGACCCAGGATCAGGCAATTCACCACAATCAGTGAAATGAAAGCCCCAAGGGTTTTGTGCAAATCCAAACTGATCGCTTGGATGACGTAGTCGACGATCGTCACAAAGGTCGCGATGACCAAAATGAAGGTCACGATCCGAATCTGTTTCGGCACGATACCGCGGATCAGTGAAACGACGATGTTGGACATCAACAGAACAAACGAGGTTGCCAACCCCATCGCCAACGCATTCATCGCCGTGTTGGTCACTGCCAAAACGGGGCACATGCCTAGCACCTGGACGAACACCGGGTTTCGTTTCCAAACCCCGTCCCAAAAGTCCGCCGGGGTTACCGACGATTCGGCTTGCAGGCCCACAGCCATCACTGTTCCCCCTCAGGTTCGGATTCCGACTCCGGCGCAGATTCCGGTTGGCCGTCGGGCACCGATCCGGATTCGAAATCGTTTTGACGTGACTTCAACACGGGCACCCACTGGGCGGTACTTTCACGCAGCATTTCCGCCACCGTGCTGGAACTGATCGTGGCACCGGTGATACCGTCGATCTGCCAAGGCTGTGTCTTTTCGCCCGATGGCACAAATTCGATCTTGTTTCGCAACTGTTTCGAATCCTGATCGACCGACACGTCCAACGCTTCGAAGTTTGCCAGGAACGCTTCGTCTTTCTCGATCCGATCACCCAGTCCAGGCGTCTCGCGACTTTCCAGCACCCGCGTGCCGATCACCGCATCGCGATCCGGCGAATAGCCATAAAGCATGCGGATGACGTCTTGGTAACCCATCCGGCTGGCTTCGATCGCCAAGCCGACCAAGTTGCCATCGTCGTCGTAGCCCGCGTAAATAGGTTGGCCTGCGACATTCGGATCGGCGGGCACGTCAAACGATTCGTTGTCGGCGCCCAGTTCGAACGTTTGGCTGGAAGTCGCACCGGGCAACACGTCCAGAATCGCGGCTTCGCGTTGGGCGATTCGGTTTTGTTGAATGATGGGCAACGTGAATTCGAACACACCCACGATCGCCAGCGTGCACAACGCGCCCATTCCCAGCAGGACCGAATAGATCTGGACGGTTCCGGGTTGTCGCGTTCCTGGTTGGCCGGCTTGGCCTTGCTGTCCACTCTTGTCTTGGTTCATTTCGCACCGCCCTTTGCCAATTCCTTTTTGCGGCCTTTCGCGGTTCCATACACCGTCGGCTGAATGAGCGAATCGATGTGTGGTGATAACGCATTGCCAATCAGAATCGCGTACATCACGCCTTCGGGCATACCGCCCCAGACGCGAATCAGCACGACCAGCAACCCGATAATCGCGCCGTAAACCAAGCCGCCCAGATGCGTCATTGGCGATGCCACCATGTCCGTGGCCATGAAGACGGCACCCAGCATCAGCCCGCCGGAAAACACCATGAACCAGGGTCCGGCATACTTGTCAGGATTCCATAAGTTCAAAACGAAACTCTGAATGGCGACCGTTCCAATCACACCGACCGGAATCCGCCAAGACATCATGTTTCGTGCGGCCAAGTAGACGCCGCCAATCAGAATCAGCAACGCACAGGTTTCGCCGGTGGATCCGGCGGTGGCACCCAAGAACAGATCGCCCGTTGATGCAGCAACTTGATTAAACTTCCAATCCGAAAGTGGGGTCGGCGCCGTCATGCCGTCGTACTGCGGGACCGTCATCGGAAGCGTCAACGTCGAGGTCGGCAGCGATGCGAAAGGCCGGTCTTCATAGACGGGCCAAGTGGTCATCGCGGCGGGAAACGCGGCTTGCAAAATGGCTCGACCCACCAAAGCCGGGTTGAACGGGTTACCGCCAAGGCCGCCGAACAAAAACTTGCCCAGTCCGATTGCGATCGCACCACCGGCGACGACCATCCAAAGCGGCAAACTGGGCGGTAGTGTCAATCCATAAAGCAGACCCGTGATCACAGCCGACCAATCGCCGATCGTTGTCGCGCGTCCGCTGACACGGCACAACAGATGTTCGGTCAACACGCACGACAATACGGCGGTCACCATGACCAATAATGCGGATAGCCCGAACGCATAGACCGCGTACAACGATACCGGCATCAACGCCATGACCACGTTGAACATGATTGTATCGACGCCGGCCACCGCAGCGATGTGCGGCGAACTACGAATCGTCAGTGTTTTTGCCAGGGAATTCATACGGCCGCCTTTGCCTTTCGAATTGCCGACTTTGCCACACGAAACTTTTGCACCAATGGGATGTGCGATGGACAGACGAATGTGCAACATCCACATTCAAAGCAGTCCATCAGGTGATAATCCGACGCCATTTCGTCATACCGCTGGACATTGGCCAGTAAACCCATCTGTGACGGGTTTAAGAATAAGGGGCAAGCGTCCACACAATGGCCACAACGAATGCACGGGTATTCGTGTCGTGAAATCATCGTGTCGGTCTGGTCGTCGACCATCGCGATGACTCCGGTGGAACCCTTGGTAATGGGAATATCCAGGCTGGACGCGGCGTGGCCCATCATGGGACCGCCCATCACCACGGTCGATACGTTCGGTTCGGTGCCAACTTTGTCCAAGATGTAACGCAGTGGCGTACCGATCGGGATGCGATAGTTGCCCTTTCGCTGAACGCCGGGGCCGCCGACGGTGATGACGCGGTCCTGCAAGCCTTGGCCGCTGGGCAACAACGCACCGATCTGCGCCGTCGTGCCGACATTGATACAGACCGCCCCGACATCGATCGGAAGACCGCCGGAGGGGACCTTGCGACCCAAAATGGCCGTGATCAGCATCTTTTCGGCGCCCTGGGGGTACTTTACAGGCAGGACTTCGACGCTGATCGGCTGACCGGGCAGGATTGCCTTCCGCATCACTTCAGCGGCATCACGTTTGTTGTCTTCCACCGCGATGATGGCTCGCGGCGCACCGGTCGCTTTCATGACGTAGGGAATGCCACGCATGATGTCGTCGGCGTGTTCCAGCATCACGCGGTGGTCGGTGGTCAAGTACGGTTCGCATTCCGCACCATTGACGATCACCAAATCCGCTTGTTTGTCGTCGGGGACTTTCAGTTTGACGTGCGTGGGAAACGCCGCGCCGCCCAGACCGACGATGCCGGCCTGTTGAATTGCGGCGATGATTTCGTCCTTTGATGCCGTTTCAGCATCGCACGGATTCCCGCCCGGCATCTCTTGGGTCGATGCCGGGAAAGGTTCCAGAAAGAACGCAGGCATCATCTTGCCGTTGATGGCCGGTGAACGCGCGATCTTGCGAATCACGCCGGTTGCCGGCGCGTGGATCGCCACCGACATGAACCCATCCGGTTGGGCGATGCACTGTCCGCGAGTGACTTCGGCGCCTTCGCCAACGATCGGAACCGCCGGTTTGCCAAGGTGTTGGCTGAGCGGAACGATCAGCAGCGACGCGAAATCAAACTGACGAATCGCCAGATCCTTTGTATCCGCCTTGAATTCCGGCGGATGGATACCGTGGGCGAACGTCTTGGTTCCCAGTAAGTGCCTCATGCGACCGTTCTCATCCGTTGTACTTCTCGCCGCGAGCGATCCATTTATCGATGTCCTTTTCCGACCGATCCTTGGGCAATCCGGGATGAATCACCTGGGCGGTACAACGCTCGGCCGCTTTGACCAAGTCGCGGTACGGTCCGCCTTGCGGGTTTTTGATCACCGCCTTCTTTTGGTCGTTGTAGACAAAGATGTCCGGGTTCAAGTTGACGCATTCGTCACAGGCGGTGCACTGGGCACTGTCGATCCACGGGGCCATGTAGGATCCCGAACCGTTGGATTCGGCGGCCGATCCATTGCTTTCCGCTTTCGTCGGTGCAGCAGCGGTCGGCGTTGCGGACGGAACGTCGATGGCGGGGGCGGCAGCCGAAGCGTCGCCACTGATCAGCTGCAAAATGCCTTGTGCCAATCGGCCGGACACCTCTTGTCGAACCTCCGCTTCGATCGCGGTTCGATCGATCACCGATTCGCCGACGCGGGCGATCGATTTCAGCATGGCCCAGAAATCACGGCGATCTTCGCATGATCCGACGATGGGTTGGGCGACCAGCAAACGCATCAAATTGCCTTCGCGGTCGACGCTCCAGATGTAGGGGAACATGCCCTCGCGATCGTCGGCGTCCAGTTCCAAATAGTCGGCCAACAGAATCATATTGTCGTTCCACGTTTCCGGTGGAGCGACGCGATAGTGTTTTCGGAACCGGATCTCGGTCGCCGCAAAATCGGCGAAAGTCATCGGCAATTCCATCGACTTGCTGCGACCGTTTTCGTGGTACTTCAGCGTGTACGTCGGCCAGGTTTGCTTGATCGACGGGTTGCCTTCCAGGTCGAAGCATTCTTCTGGTGTGACGCCTTGGTCAGGGTCGTACTTGAAGATGGGATAGGCACGTGATTCCACCGCCATCTTGGCTTGATGCGCACTCATGTCGTCGCCGATGCCATGTTCGGGCTGGCACGGCGTGTACAAGTTGAACAGGGCCGGACGGCGTGTCTTCAGGCCTTCGATGAAGCCTTCGATCATGTGGTTCGGATTGGCCACGCTGCTTTGCAAGACGTACGCGGTGCGGTGGGCCATACCGATCAAGCCGATTTCCTTGCG comes from Crateriforma spongiae and encodes:
- a CDS encoding electron transport complex protein RnfA; translated protein: MNEEPLGTIFINACLVNNFVLAYFLGICPFLGVSGKLTTASRMGVAVTFVMCVSSVAAYCIHAILAAIGVEFLQLISFIAVIASTVQLVEMFIKKTSPALFNALGIFLPLITTNCAILAVALFQTNRNYGLLQSIVFAFGAGVGFTLALILMAGLRQKMELSNPPDIVRGTAVTLMLAGLLSICFMGFAGLFN
- the rsxE gene encoding electron transport complex subunit RsxE, with the translated sequence MAVGLQAESSVTPADFWDGVWKRNPVFVQVLGMCPVLAVTNTAMNALAMGLATSFVLLMSNIVVSLIRGIVPKQIRIVTFILVIATFVTIVDYVIQAISLDLHKTLGAFISLIVVNCLILGRAEAFASKNGTFRSVLDALGMGIGFTLALLCLGGVREILGAGSLFGVRLLGGSYQEWVVMMLPPGGFFTLAGWLLLIQWFNQRSADKAKDVAS
- the rsxC gene encoding electron transport complex subunit RsxC; its protein translation is MRHLLGTKTFAHGIHPPEFKADTKDLAIRQFDFASLLIVPLSQHLGKPAVPIVGEGAEVTRGQCIAQPDGFMSVAIHAPATGVIRKIARSPAINGKMMPAFFLEPFPASTQEMPGGNPCDAETASKDEIIAAIQQAGIVGLGGAAFPTHVKLKVPDDKQADLVIVNGAECEPYLTTDHRVMLEHADDIMRGIPYVMKATGAPRAIIAVEDNKRDAAEVMRKAILPGQPISVEVLPVKYPQGAEKMLITAILGRKVPSGGLPIDVGAVCINVGTTAQIGALLPSGQGLQDRVITVGGPGVQRKGNYRIPIGTPLRYILDKVGTEPNVSTVVMGGPMMGHAASSLDIPITKGSTGVIAMVDDQTDTMISRHEYPCIRCGHCVDACPLFLNPSQMGLLANVQRYDEMASDYHLMDCFECGCCTFVCPSHIPLVQKFRVAKSAIRKAKAAV
- a CDS encoding FMN-binding protein is translated as MNQDKSGQQGQAGQPGTRQPGTVQIYSVLLGMGALCTLAIVGVFEFTLPIIQQNRIAQREAAILDVLPGATSSQTFELGADNESFDVPADPNVAGQPIYAGYDDDGNLVGLAIEASRMGYQDVIRMLYGYSPDRDAVIGTRVLESRETPGLGDRIEKDEAFLANFEALDVSVDQDSKQLRNKIEFVPSGEKTQPWQIDGITGATISSSTVAEMLRESTAQWVPVLKSRQNDFESGSVPDGQPESAPESESEPEGEQ
- a CDS encoding RnfABCDGE type electron transport complex subunit D, whose translation is MNSLAKTLTIRSSPHIAAVAGVDTIMFNVVMALMPVSLYAVYAFGLSALLVMVTAVLSCVLTEHLLCRVSGRATTIGDWSAVITGLLYGLTLPPSLPLWMVVAGGAIAIGLGKFLFGGLGGNPFNPALVGRAILQAAFPAAMTTWPVYEDRPFASLPTSTLTLPMTVPQYDGMTAPTPLSDWKFNQVAASTGDLFLGATAGSTGETCALLILIGGVYLAARNMMSWRIPVGVIGTVAIQSFVLNLWNPDKYAGPWFMVFSGGLMLGAVFMATDMVASPMTHLGGLVYGAIIGLLVVLIRVWGGMPEGVMYAILIGNALSPHIDSLIQPTVYGTAKGRKKELAKGGAK
- a CDS encoding ferredoxin reductase domain-containing protein — translated: MQLKDFDISTRYAARVVRNERITAPESGQEVREIGVEVDDPDFDVEVGQNFGVLAPGNPALGQEHHLRLYSIADVPRINGDGTTEFTMCVRRCDYIDDFSGERYKGVASNFLCDLTPNQTFTITGPYGHAFDAPRENNATLVLIGMGTGIAPFRAFVKYLHASRPEYVGRVILFHGGRTGLDLLYRNDKKDDFALYYDSETFEAINVLSSRPALSDSIDWGSAILPLGEEIRRLMEQDDTYVYLAGLTPIRNDLDTVMGEVYGSAEAWQDRKSQLESDDRWVELLY